One stretch of Streptomyces sp. NBC_01142 DNA includes these proteins:
- a CDS encoding phosphatase PAP2 family protein, translating into MPYTAPRRRPRWWTELLLLVVVYAAYSGGRLLARGDVTTAVDHGLAILRAEKALFLNAEHPLNRLFTDTPALGIPADFAYASLHYLVTPAVLVWLFRRRPARYRAARTWLMLSTLLGLVGFTLMPTCPPRLLAASHGFVDTMAQYSSYGWWGGEASAPRGMGGMTNQYAAMPSLHVGWALWCGVMLWRHGRTPLMKTLGVAYPLLTTLVVMGTANHYFLDAVAGAAVMGIGALLTRPAMRLADRVRTRWVPSGSGVKPSIVSAGCETSAGERIPGQRTSSAGADDSTTAAAR; encoded by the coding sequence ATGCCGTACACCGCGCCGCGCCGTCGGCCCCGCTGGTGGACCGAACTGCTGCTGCTCGTCGTGGTCTACGCCGCGTACTCGGGCGGCCGGCTGCTCGCCCGCGGCGATGTGACGACCGCGGTCGACCACGGCCTGGCGATACTCCGGGCCGAGAAGGCCCTTTTCCTCAACGCCGAGCACCCGCTCAACCGGCTCTTCACCGACACCCCGGCCCTCGGCATACCCGCCGACTTCGCCTACGCCTCCCTGCACTATCTGGTCACCCCGGCCGTGCTGGTCTGGCTCTTCAGACGACGCCCCGCCCGCTACCGGGCCGCCCGCACCTGGCTGATGCTCTCCACCCTCCTCGGCCTGGTCGGCTTCACGCTGATGCCCACCTGCCCGCCCCGGCTGCTGGCCGCCTCGCACGGCTTCGTCGACACGATGGCCCAGTACAGCTCGTACGGCTGGTGGGGCGGCGAGGCGAGCGCGCCGCGCGGCATGGGCGGCATGACCAACCAGTACGCCGCCATGCCGAGCCTGCATGTCGGCTGGGCGCTGTGGTGCGGCGTGATGCTGTGGCGGCACGGCCGTACGCCGCTGATGAAGACCCTCGGCGTCGCCTACCCGCTGCTCACCACGCTCGTGGTGATGGGAACGGCGAACCACTACTTCCTGGACGCGGTCGCCGGGGCCGCCGTGATGGGCATCGGCGCGCTGCTGACCAGGCCCGCGATGCGGCTCGCCGACCGGGTGCGGACGCGCTGGGTTCCTTCCGGTTCCGGCGTGAAGCCCTCGATTGTCAGTGCCGGATGCGAGACTTCCGCGGGTGAGCGAATCCCTGGACAGCGGACCTCCTCCGCAGGCGCCGACGACAGCACTACGGCAGCGGCTCGCTGA
- a CDS encoding AAA family ATPase translates to MTGVFDPSGEAARATEAILSDTLHGSHRGVVVDSPPGAGKSTLVVHAARELAAAGRPLMVIAQTNAQVDDLVVRLAEKDPRLPVGRLHSNDPDPYDASLDELDNVRTSAKAGDLAGLDIVISTAAKWAHVQGVEPWRHAIVDEAYQMRSDALLAVAGLFERALFVGDPGQLDPFSIVGADQWAGLSYDPSASAVSTLLAHNPELPQHRLPVSWRLPASAAPLVSDAFYPYTPFRSGTGPDDRRLAFGVPSDGSGPDRVLDEAAQSGWGLLELPARRTPRTDPEAVRAVALVVRRLLDRGGVATSERSEGPVPVTADRIAVGTAHRDQAAAVRAALAEVGVRDVTVDTANRLQGREYDVTVVLHPLSGRPDATAFHLETGRLCVLASRHRHACIVVCRAGVTDLLDEHPSTEPVQLGVTVKFPDGWEANHAVMAHLAEHRVSWRP, encoded by the coding sequence GTGACGGGCGTCTTCGATCCGTCCGGCGAGGCCGCGCGGGCCACCGAAGCGATCCTTTCCGACACGCTGCACGGGTCGCACCGCGGAGTCGTCGTGGACTCCCCGCCGGGTGCCGGCAAGTCCACGCTGGTCGTGCACGCCGCACGCGAACTGGCCGCGGCCGGGCGGCCGTTGATGGTCATCGCACAGACCAACGCGCAGGTGGACGACCTGGTCGTCCGGCTCGCCGAGAAGGACCCCCGGCTGCCGGTCGGGCGGCTGCACAGCAACGACCCCGATCCGTACGACGCATCGCTCGACGAGCTGGACAACGTCCGCACGTCCGCCAAGGCGGGGGACCTTGCGGGCCTGGACATCGTCATCTCGACGGCAGCGAAGTGGGCGCATGTGCAGGGCGTCGAACCCTGGCGGCACGCCATCGTCGACGAGGCGTACCAGATGCGTTCCGACGCGCTGCTCGCCGTCGCCGGGCTCTTCGAACGCGCGCTGTTCGTCGGCGACCCGGGCCAGCTGGACCCCTTCTCGATCGTGGGCGCGGACCAGTGGGCCGGGCTGTCGTACGACCCCTCCGCGAGCGCGGTCTCGACACTCCTGGCGCACAACCCGGAGCTGCCGCAGCACCGGCTGCCCGTCTCCTGGCGGCTCCCGGCGTCCGCCGCGCCCCTGGTGTCCGACGCCTTCTACCCGTACACCCCCTTTCGCAGCGGTACGGGTCCGGACGACCGGCGGCTCGCCTTCGGGGTGCCGTCGGACGGCTCGGGTCCCGACCGGGTGCTGGACGAGGCGGCTCAGTCGGGGTGGGGCCTGCTGGAGCTGCCCGCCCGCCGCACGCCCCGTACGGACCCCGAGGCGGTACGGGCCGTGGCCCTGGTCGTCCGCCGGCTGCTGGACCGCGGGGGCGTGGCGACCAGCGAACGTTCCGAGGGGCCGGTCCCGGTGACCGCCGACCGGATCGCGGTCGGCACGGCCCACCGCGACCAGGCAGCGGCGGTGCGGGCGGCGCTCGCCGAGGTGGGGGTGCGCGACGTCACCGTGGACACGGCGAACCGCCTCCAGGGGCGGGAGTACGACGTCACGGTGGTCCTGCACCCGCTCTCGGGCCGCCCGGACGCGACGGCGTTCCACCTGGAGACGGGGCGCCTGTGTGTGCTCGCGTCCCGTCACCGGCACGCGTGCATCGTGGTGTGCCGCGCGGGCGTCACGGACCTGCTGGACGAGCACCCTTCGACGGAGCCGGTCCAGCTGGGCGTGACGGTGAAGTTCCCGGACGGCTGGGAGGCGAATCACGCGGTGATGGCCCATCTGGCGGAACACCGGGTGAGCTGGCGGCCGTAG
- a CDS encoding M6 family metalloprotease domain-containing protein — MEGQQSPQGTPGGVERGRLRSAAAALTSLTALAATSLVAGPAVAESAAGPCALPRTPAHHSLGLDTWNGSYPRPVTRLDAVMVFLSFPDSVPLNGPDVLASDHFPATSEFFRQASYGKFALRPHPEREWVEMPKASTSYGIRRDWEAGQRSTYLRDAIAAADPAVDFSRYDVVYLVADPDAPGVDSDATKVVNFDKALHADGVDIRRVVTVFERHPPDRNVLAHETGHVFDLPDLYHRPTDGKGDWDTYVGDWDVMGSQFGLAPDLFGWHKWKLGWLDRSEVRCVTDGGLVTLEPVAAAPVPGASIGTRLAVVRTGQNTALAIEARGSTGNDENTCTEGVLLYRVQAETASGGGPIEVVDTHPETEACWDTSVYPQLADAPLGVGETFTTPGTPGQRTRVEVADRTRTGAWTVKISTV, encoded by the coding sequence GTGGAGGGTCAGCAGTCACCCCAGGGAACACCCGGGGGAGTGGAACGTGGGCGCCTCCGCAGCGCCGCGGCTGCCCTCACCTCTCTCACGGCGCTCGCCGCCACGTCCCTGGTCGCGGGTCCCGCGGTGGCCGAGTCGGCGGCGGGGCCCTGCGCGCTGCCCCGCACCCCCGCCCACCACTCCCTGGGCCTCGACACCTGGAACGGCTCCTATCCGCGCCCGGTCACCCGTCTCGACGCGGTCATGGTCTTTCTCTCGTTCCCCGACTCCGTGCCGCTGAACGGGCCGGACGTCCTCGCGTCCGACCACTTCCCGGCCACCAGCGAGTTCTTCCGGCAGGCCTCGTACGGAAAGTTCGCGCTGCGCCCGCACCCGGAGCGCGAGTGGGTGGAGATGCCGAAGGCCTCGACGTCGTACGGGATAAGGCGGGACTGGGAGGCCGGGCAGCGCTCCACGTATCTGCGTGACGCGATCGCCGCGGCCGACCCGGCGGTCGACTTCTCCCGCTACGACGTCGTCTATCTGGTCGCCGACCCGGACGCGCCCGGCGTCGACTCCGACGCGACGAAGGTGGTCAACTTCGACAAGGCGCTGCACGCCGACGGCGTCGACATCAGGCGCGTCGTCACCGTCTTCGAGCGGCATCCACCGGACCGCAATGTGCTGGCCCACGAGACCGGGCATGTCTTCGACCTGCCCGACCTCTACCACCGGCCGACGGACGGCAAGGGCGACTGGGACACCTATGTCGGGGACTGGGACGTGATGGGCAGCCAGTTCGGACTCGCGCCCGATCTCTTCGGCTGGCACAAGTGGAAGCTGGGCTGGCTGGACCGCAGTGAGGTGCGGTGCGTGACGGATGGCGGGCTGGTCACCCTGGAGCCGGTCGCGGCGGCGCCGGTCCCGGGCGCGAGCATCGGCACGAGGCTCGCGGTCGTCAGGACCGGGCAGAACACCGCGCTGGCGATCGAGGCGCGCGGATCGACCGGGAACGACGAGAACACCTGCACCGAGGGCGTGCTGCTCTACCGCGTCCAGGCCGAGACGGCGTCGGGCGGCGGCCCGATCGAGGTGGTGGACACCCACCCGGAGACCGAGGCGTGCTGGGACACCTCGGTCTACCCGCAGCTGGCGGACGCGCCGCTGGGGGTCGGGGAGACGTTCACGACGCCGGGGACACCGGGCCAGCGGACGAGGGTGGAGGTGGCGGACCGGACGCGTACGGGCGCATGGACGGTCAAGATCTCCACGGTGTAG
- a CDS encoding bifunctional diguanylate cyclase/phosphodiesterase has translation MTGNTLPSVTERHHVGRTAAELRDYRAAFNAAHLAMAVVDHRGLVVTANDALAALLDTEPTDLQEQSAAELVDLASDGRTWHAYREVLRGRRSRFRCTRRLKHPDGRSLWAEVTVAPVPDSRNVLLSVADISERRELHARLRHLQMHDLVTRLPNRTLFFERLSAALESSPYDHGSTGRIGLCYLDLDGFKAVNDTLGHRVGDRLLAAVADRLTECADSDGHSGGHLVARLGGDEFALLVEDSTGTEQLAALAQRVLASLQQPFDLSGQRLSVSASIGVVERSVTGTSATGLMQAADTTLYWAKADGRARWTLFDPERNAHRMTRQALASTLRPAVERGEFALEYQPLVGMADGVTRGVEALVRWHHPQFGTLAPNRFITIAEEDGSIIQLGQWVLRTACRQARQWQKDHPDTPPLFVSVNVAVRQVWDSDLVADVAEILAETGLEPHLLQLELTESAVMGSAGRPLQALQALSDMGVQIAIDDFGTGYSNLAYLSRLPVSVLKLDGSFVRGFQDEAHPNPADETIVEAMVELAHRLGLTVTAECVETAGQASRLRRIGCDTGQGWLYSRAVAPERIAELIAVSALSA, from the coding sequence ATGACCGGTAACACCCTGCCGTCAGTCACTGAGCGTCACCATGTCGGCCGGACCGCTGCCGAGCTGCGTGACTACCGGGCCGCGTTCAACGCCGCGCACCTCGCGATGGCCGTCGTCGACCACAGAGGCCTCGTGGTGACCGCGAACGACGCCCTCGCCGCGCTGCTCGACACCGAACCCACCGATCTGCAGGAGCAGTCCGCGGCCGAGCTCGTCGACCTCGCCTCGGACGGCCGCACCTGGCACGCGTACCGCGAAGTGCTGCGCGGCCGCCGCTCCCGCTTCCGCTGCACCCGGCGTCTCAAGCACCCCGACGGGCGCTCGCTGTGGGCCGAGGTCACCGTCGCGCCCGTACCGGACAGCCGGAATGTGCTGCTCTCCGTCGCGGACATCAGCGAGCGGCGCGAGCTGCATGCACGGCTGCGCCATCTCCAGATGCACGACCTGGTGACGCGGCTGCCCAACCGCACGCTCTTCTTCGAGCGGCTGTCGGCGGCGCTGGAGTCATCGCCGTACGACCATGGCTCCACCGGGCGGATCGGGCTGTGCTACCTGGACCTCGACGGCTTCAAGGCGGTCAACGACACCCTCGGCCACCGGGTCGGCGACCGGCTGCTCGCCGCCGTCGCCGACCGGCTCACCGAGTGCGCCGACAGCGACGGCCACAGCGGCGGTCATCTGGTGGCCCGGCTCGGCGGCGACGAGTTCGCGCTCCTCGTCGAGGACTCCACCGGTACGGAGCAGCTCGCCGCTCTCGCCCAGCGCGTGCTGGCCTCGCTCCAGCAGCCGTTCGACCTGTCCGGACAGCGGCTTTCGGTCTCGGCCTCGATCGGGGTGGTGGAGCGATCGGTGACAGGCACGAGCGCGACCGGTCTGATGCAGGCCGCGGACACCACGCTGTACTGGGCAAAGGCGGACGGCAGGGCCCGCTGGACCCTCTTCGACCCCGAGCGCAACGCGCACCGGATGACCCGTCAGGCGCTGGCCAGCACGCTACGGCCGGCGGTGGAGCGCGGGGAATTCGCGCTGGAGTACCAGCCGTTGGTGGGGATGGCGGACGGAGTCACGCGAGGCGTGGAGGCGCTGGTGCGCTGGCACCACCCGCAGTTCGGCACTCTTGCGCCGAATCGGTTCATCACAATCGCCGAGGAGGACGGCTCGATCATCCAGCTCGGGCAGTGGGTGCTCCGTACGGCGTGCCGCCAGGCCCGCCAGTGGCAGAAGGACCACCCGGACACCCCGCCGCTGTTCGTCAGCGTCAATGTCGCCGTACGCCAGGTGTGGGACTCCGACCTGGTCGCGGACGTGGCGGAGATCCTGGCCGAGACGGGGCTGGAGCCACATCTGCTGCAGCTGGAGCTCACCGAGTCCGCGGTCATGGGCTCGGCGGGCCGCCCGCTCCAGGCGCTTCAGGCGCTCAGCGACATGGGCGTGCAGATCGCCATCGACGACTTCGGGACCGGATACTCCAACCTCGCGTATCTGAGCCGGCTGCCCGTCTCCGTACTGAAACTCGACGGATCGTTTGTTCGCGGCTTCCAGGACGAGGCGCATCCCAACCCGGCGGACGAGACGATCGTGGAGGCGATGGTCGAACTGGCGCACCGGCTCGGTCTGACGGTCACGGCGGAGTGCGTGGAAACGGCGGGCCAGGCGTCCCGCCTGCGGCGGATCGGCTGCGACACGGGCCAGGGGTGGCTGTACTCGCGGGCGGTGGCTCCGGAGCGGATCGCGGAGCTGATCGCCGTCAGCGCGCTGTCGGCCTGA
- a CDS encoding glycosyl hydrolase family 18 protein, whose product MRSRRPLLAALTTAALAAGVLAGVAASGPAGAVGDDIRTAAASTGGVKIAYYDQWSVYGNAFYPKHLDTRGIAGKLDVINYSFGNIHPTELTCFEANKAAGDDNNPNAGDGAGDAYADYQKSFAAADSVDGVADTWNQPIVGVFNQFKELKAKHPELKINISLGGWTYSKYFHDAARTDASRKKLVASCIKQYIAGDLPVEGGYGGPGAAAGIFDGIDIDWEYPGSPGGHLGNHYGPEDKANFTLLLAEFRKQLDEYGTAHGGKKYLLTAALPAGQDKIKYIETDKIGAYLDYANIMTYDMHGAWDADGPTYHQSPLYSPASDPTDPIAPGTQKYSIDNAIDSWLDGNAAYGIAGGFPANKLTLGYEFYYRGWKGVPAGARNGLAQSATGASGARPVSQQAGIAHYKELGGIVDNAATTYWDDEAKASYFYQDGEFFTGLDKRAIQARADYAHSRGLAGAMMYSLLGLDANTTLFNDIVTAVGGTPGPGPDPTGPTPSPSNPTPSPSGPTPSPSGPQPGCPAPAWSATPAYTGTTQVSHKGHLWKARWWTQGEEPGTTGEWGVWQDLGAC is encoded by the coding sequence GTGCGCTCCCGCAGACCCTTGCTCGCGGCCCTGACGACCGCCGCGCTCGCCGCCGGCGTCCTGGCCGGTGTTGCCGCCTCAGGACCCGCAGGTGCGGTCGGTGACGACATCAGGACCGCCGCCGCGTCCACCGGCGGCGTGAAGATCGCGTACTACGACCAGTGGAGCGTGTACGGCAACGCCTTCTACCCCAAGCACCTGGACACCCGGGGCATCGCGGGCAAGCTCGACGTCATCAACTACTCCTTCGGCAACATCCACCCCACCGAGCTGACCTGCTTCGAGGCGAACAAGGCGGCGGGCGACGACAACAACCCCAACGCGGGTGACGGCGCGGGCGATGCGTACGCCGACTATCAGAAGTCCTTCGCCGCGGCGGACAGCGTGGACGGCGTCGCAGACACCTGGAACCAGCCGATCGTGGGCGTCTTCAACCAGTTCAAGGAGCTGAAGGCGAAGCACCCCGAGCTGAAGATCAATATCTCGCTGGGCGGCTGGACCTACTCGAAGTACTTCCACGACGCGGCCAGGACGGACGCGAGCCGCAAGAAGCTGGTGGCGTCCTGCATCAAGCAGTACATCGCCGGCGACCTGCCGGTCGAGGGCGGCTACGGCGGCCCCGGCGCCGCCGCCGGGATCTTCGACGGCATCGACATCGACTGGGAGTACCCGGGTTCGCCGGGCGGCCACCTCGGCAACCACTACGGCCCCGAGGACAAGGCCAACTTCACACTCCTGCTGGCCGAGTTCCGCAAGCAGCTCGATGAGTACGGCACGGCGCACGGCGGCAAGAAGTACCTGCTGACGGCCGCTCTCCCGGCCGGTCAGGACAAGATCAAGTACATCGAGACGGACAAGATCGGCGCGTACCTCGACTACGCGAACATCATGACGTACGACATGCACGGCGCCTGGGACGCGGACGGCCCGACGTACCACCAGTCGCCGCTGTACTCGCCGGCGTCCGACCCGACCGACCCGATCGCGCCCGGCACGCAGAAGTACTCGATCGACAACGCCATCGACTCCTGGCTCGACGGCAATGCGGCGTACGGCATCGCGGGCGGTTTCCCGGCGAACAAGCTGACGCTGGGATACGAGTTCTACTACCGCGGCTGGAAGGGCGTCCCGGCCGGCGCGAGGAACGGCCTCGCGCAGAGCGCGACCGGCGCCTCGGGCGCCCGCCCGGTGAGCCAGCAGGCGGGCATCGCCCACTACAAGGAGCTCGGCGGCATCGTCGACAACGCGGCGACGACGTACTGGGACGACGAGGCCAAGGCGTCGTACTTCTACCAGGACGGCGAGTTCTTCACCGGCCTGGACAAGCGGGCGATCCAGGCCCGCGCGGACTATGCGCACAGCCGGGGCCTGGCGGGCGCGATGATGTACTCGCTGCTCGGCCTGGACGCGAACACGACGCTGTTCAACGACATCGTGACGGCGGTCGGCGGCACGCCCGGCCCCGGCCCGGACCCGACCGGCCCGACGCCTTCTCCGTCGAACCCGACGCCCTCTCCCTCCGGCCCCACGCCGTCCCCGTCCGGCCCGCAGCCCGGCTGCCCGGCCCCGGCCTGGTCCGCGACCCCGGCGTACACGGGCACGACCCAGGTGTCCCACAAGGGCCACCTCTGGAAGGCCAGGTGGTGGACCCAGGGCGAGGAGCCGGGCACCACGGGCGAGTGGGGCGTCTGGCAGGACCTGGGCGCCTGCTGA
- a CDS encoding LLM class flavin-dependent oxidoreductase, which produces MQGDAAQGDAIRGTANGTAAVPLSVLDLVTVGSGRTATDALRTSVDIARLAERRGYHRHWVAEHHSMPGVASSSPAVILAHLAAHTERIRLGSGGVMLPNHAPLVIAEQFGTLEALAPGRVDLGLGRAPGTDGATAAALRRTDRLHEGADDFPQQLAELTRFLDDDFPDGHPYARIHAVPGPVQGPSARPPVWLLGSSGFSARLAGVLGLPFAFAHHFSAQNTVPALDLYRESFRPSAVLDAPYALIGVAALASDDEKEARRQVLTGALSMLRLRTGRPGLIPTPEEAEAYAFSSAEREFVDGWLANVVHGTPDAVRTGLDDLQKRTGADELMITANAHGGEVRLRSYGLIADAYDLPA; this is translated from the coding sequence ATGCAGGGCGACGCGGCACAGGGTGACGCGATTCGGGGCACGGCGAACGGAACCGCAGCCGTGCCCCTGTCCGTACTGGACCTGGTCACGGTCGGCAGCGGCCGTACCGCGACCGATGCCCTGCGCACCAGCGTGGACATCGCCCGGCTCGCCGAACGCCGTGGCTACCACCGCCACTGGGTCGCCGAGCACCACTCCATGCCGGGCGTCGCCTCGTCGTCCCCGGCCGTGATCCTCGCCCATCTCGCCGCCCACACCGAGCGCATCCGGCTCGGCTCGGGCGGCGTGATGCTGCCCAACCACGCCCCGCTGGTGATCGCCGAGCAGTTCGGCACCCTGGAGGCGCTCGCCCCGGGCCGCGTCGACCTGGGTCTGGGCCGGGCCCCCGGCACCGACGGCGCCACCGCCGCGGCGCTGAGGCGCACCGACCGGCTCCACGAGGGCGCCGACGACTTCCCGCAACAGCTCGCCGAGCTGACCCGGTTCCTGGACGACGACTTCCCCGACGGGCATCCGTACGCGCGTATCCACGCGGTACCGGGACCGGTGCAGGGCCCCTCGGCCCGTCCGCCGGTCTGGCTGCTCGGCTCCTCCGGCTTCAGCGCCCGGCTGGCCGGCGTGCTGGGACTGCCCTTCGCCTTCGCCCACCACTTCTCCGCGCAGAACACCGTCCCGGCGCTGGACCTCTACCGCGAGTCGTTCCGTCCCTCCGCCGTGCTGGATGCGCCGTACGCGCTGATCGGCGTCGCCGCGCTCGCCTCGGACGACGAGAAGGAGGCCCGCCGCCAGGTGCTGACCGGCGCGCTGTCCATGCTCCGGCTGCGCACCGGCCGGCCCGGACTGATCCCCACGCCCGAGGAGGCGGAGGCGTACGCATTCAGTTCCGCGGAGCGGGAGTTCGTGGACGGCTGGCTGGCGAACGTCGTCCACGGCACCCCGGACGCGGTGCGCACCGGCCTGGACGATCTCCAGAAGCGCACGGGCGCCGACGAGTTGATGATCACGGCCAATGCGCACGGCGGCGAGGTGCGGCTGCGCAGCTACGGCCTGATTGCGGACGCGTACGACCTGCCCGCCTGA
- a CDS encoding decarboxylase, producing MTTVGLLYPGHSAEDDYPRLEVLLNSDIRVPVVHTDIGEDAHRVDALLEMGSADRLAAGVEELRLAGAESVVWACTSGSFVYGWEGAHEQIRSLALAAGLPASSTSFAFTHAVRQLGAERVAVAATYPQDVTALFTAFLKASGAEVVADRASGIVTAAEVGTWGRAEVLELARSGDHPDAEVVLLPDTALHTVAYLDELEEALGKPVLTANQVTVWEGLRLAERRAWGKKLGTLFARPE from the coding sequence ATGACGACAGTCGGACTTCTCTACCCCGGCCACTCCGCCGAGGACGACTACCCCCGGCTCGAAGTGCTCCTCAACAGCGACATCAGAGTGCCCGTCGTCCACACCGACATCGGCGAGGACGCGCACCGCGTCGACGCACTGCTGGAGATGGGCTCGGCGGACCGGCTCGCCGCTGGCGTGGAGGAGCTGCGGCTCGCGGGAGCGGAGTCGGTGGTGTGGGCCTGCACCAGCGGGAGCTTCGTGTACGGCTGGGAGGGGGCGCACGAGCAGATCCGCTCGCTCGCGCTGGCGGCGGGGCTGCCCGCGTCGAGCACGTCGTTCGCCTTCACCCACGCCGTACGGCAGCTGGGCGCCGAGCGGGTCGCGGTCGCCGCGACCTATCCGCAGGACGTCACGGCGCTCTTCACCGCCTTCCTCAAGGCGTCCGGGGCCGAGGTGGTCGCGGACCGGGCGAGCGGCATCGTCACGGCCGCCGAGGTCGGCACCTGGGGCCGGGCGGAGGTGCTGGAGCTGGCGCGCTCGGGCGACCACCCGGACGCGGAGGTGGTGCTGCTGCCGGACACGGCCCTGCACACGGTGGCGTACCTGGACGAGCTGGAGGAGGCGCTGGGCAAGCCGGTCCTCACCGCGAACCAGGTGACGGTGTGGGAGGGGCTGCGGCTGGCGGAGCGGCGGGCCTGGGGAAAGAAGCTGGGCACGCTCTTCGCCCGTCCGGAATAG
- a CDS encoding decarboxylase: MDVSFLGGPQPQHGVGVVAPFDFALDRELWRWVPDDVSLRLTRTPFVPVEVSLDLARLVSEHETLRDAVRALGASEPEVVAYACTSGSFVGGLAGERAMCEAMSSAGEVPSLTTSGALLAALDELGARRIALVTPYTESVTQSLEEYLGEAGVTVTGRAFLGLTRHIWKVPYRSVVDMARQAVVGAADALFISCTNLPTYDAIPQLEAELRMPVLSANQVTMWAALRAIGVHAVGPYQGLLLQPETQPELPAAAQAAQAGQAAQPQIPQAIQAQSEEQEGWT; this comes from the coding sequence ATGGATGTCTCCTTTCTCGGCGGACCGCAGCCGCAGCACGGTGTTGGTGTGGTCGCTCCGTTCGATTTCGCCCTGGACCGGGAGCTGTGGCGCTGGGTCCCCGACGATGTCTCGCTGCGTCTGACCCGTACCCCGTTCGTGCCCGTGGAAGTCTCGCTGGACCTGGCCCGCCTGGTGAGCGAGCACGAGACGCTGCGTGACGCGGTACGGGCGCTGGGCGCGTCCGAGCCCGAGGTGGTCGCCTATGCCTGTACGTCGGGCAGTTTCGTGGGCGGTCTGGCCGGGGAGCGGGCCATGTGCGAGGCAATGAGCTCGGCGGGGGAAGTGCCCTCGCTGACCACCTCGGGCGCCCTGCTCGCCGCACTGGACGAGCTGGGCGCCCGTCGTATTGCCCTGGTCACGCCCTATACGGAGTCGGTGACCCAGTCATTGGAGGAGTATCTGGGAGAAGCTGGGGTAACGGTCACGGGCCGCGCCTTTCTCGGACTGACCCGGCACATCTGGAAGGTGCCGTACCGCTCGGTGGTGGACATGGCGCGGCAGGCGGTGGTGGGCGCGGCGGACGCGCTCTTCATCAGCTGTACGAACCTGCCGACGTACGACGCGATCCCGCAGCTGGAGGCCGAACTGAGAATGCCGGTGCTCTCCGCGAACCAGGTGACGATGTGGGCGGCGCTGCGCGCGATCGGCGTGCACGCGGTCGGCCCGTACCAGGGACTGCTGCTCCAGCCGGAGACCCAGCCCGAACTGCCCGCGGCCGCACAGGCCGCACAGGCGGGCCAGGCCGCGCAGCCGCAGATCCCGCAGGCCATCCAGGCTCAGTCCGAAGAACAGGAAGGCTGGACATGA
- a CDS encoding D-2-hydroxyacid dehydrogenase → MSEPTLLVLAADPPPRLGRLTGRARVVYADEQSLAAQLPDADVLLVWDFTSDAVRLAWPGEGPRPRWVHTPSAGVDRLLCPELIASDTVLTNARGVFEEPIAEYVAALVLAMAKDLTGTLELQRQRRWRHREGLRVAGTRATVVGAGPIGRAVARSLEALGVTVAVVGRTARTGIHGTEDLDPLLSRADWVVCAAPLTEATRGMFDKRRFGLMQPSARFINVGRGPLVVEDDLVAALKKRWIAGAALDVFVSEPLSPDNALWDVPGLIVSPHMSGDTVGWRDRLGEQFVELYELWMAGKPLLNVVDKKRGYVPMHD, encoded by the coding sequence ATGTCTGAACCGACCCTCCTCGTACTGGCGGCGGACCCCCCGCCGCGCCTCGGCCGGCTGACCGGACGGGCCCGTGTCGTCTACGCCGACGAGCAGTCGCTCGCGGCCCAACTCCCCGACGCAGACGTCTTGTTGGTATGGGACTTCACCTCCGACGCGGTACGTCTGGCCTGGCCGGGCGAGGGGCCGAGACCGCGCTGGGTGCACACCCCCAGCGCGGGCGTGGACCGGCTGCTCTGCCCCGAGCTGATCGCCTCCGACACGGTGCTGACCAATGCCCGAGGCGTCTTCGAGGAGCCGATCGCCGAATACGTGGCCGCACTGGTGCTCGCCATGGCGAAGGACCTCACCGGGACGCTCGAGCTCCAGCGGCAGCGGCGCTGGCGCCACCGCGAGGGGCTGCGCGTGGCCGGCACCCGGGCCACGGTCGTCGGCGCGGGCCCCATCGGCCGGGCCGTGGCCCGCTCGCTGGAGGCGCTCGGTGTCACCGTGGCGGTCGTGGGACGCACCGCCCGCACCGGTATCCATGGTACGGAGGACCTCGATCCGCTGCTCTCCCGCGCCGACTGGGTCGTATGTGCCGCGCCCCTCACCGAGGCGACGCGCGGGATGTTCGACAAGCGGCGCTTCGGCCTGATGCAGCCGTCGGCCCGCTTCATCAATGTGGGGCGCGGTCCGCTGGTCGTGGAGGACGATCTCGTCGCCGCGCTGAAGAAGCGCTGGATCGCGGGGGCGGCCCTGGATGTCTTCGTCTCCGAACCGCTCAGCCCCGACAACGCGCTCTGGGACGTTCCGGGGCTGATCGTGTCGCCCCACATGAGCGGCGACACGGTCGGCTGGCGCGACCGGCTGGGTGAGCAGTTCGTCGAGCTGTACGAACTGTGGATGGCCGGAAAGCCTCTTCTGAACGTGGTGGACAAGAAACGTGGGTACGTCCCCATGCATGACTGA